The Pectobacterium wasabiae CFBP 3304 DNA segment GGTTAAAGCGCGGATCAACAACAATCAGTTTCGCATTGTTATGCGTTTTTGCTTCAACGGCCCATTTGAAACCCACCGGGTGTGCTTCTGCCGGGTTGCCGCCCATCACGATAATGACGTTGGCGTTTTTGATATCCACCCAGTTGTTGGTCATTGCGCCGCGGCCAAATGTTGGTGCCAGTGCGGCGACGGTTGGCCCATGACATAAACGGGCCTGACAGTCGATAGCCACCATGCCGAGTGCGCGGGCAAATTTCTGGTCGAGAATACCCGTTTCGTTGCTGGCCGCAGAAGAGCACAACATACCGGTAGTCAACCAGCGGTTGACGGTTTCGCCTTTCGCGTTGGTGCGTTGGAAGTTGGCGTCTCGGTCTGCTTTCATCAGACGTGCGATACGTTCAATCGCGTCGTCCCAACTGATTCGTTGCCACTTGTCTGAACCTGGCGCGCGGTATTCCGGGTAGAGCAGACGGTTTTCGCTGTGGATGTAGTCGACCAGGCCCGCACCTTTCGGGCAAAGGGAGCCACGGCTGACCGGATGGTCTGCATCGCCTTCAATGTGAAAAACGGAGGGTTTTACGTTCTTTGCACCATCGCCCAGGCTATACATGAGCACACCACAACCGACCGAGCAGTATGTACAGTTGTTACGTGTCTCTTTTGCTCGCAACAATTTGTATTGACGCACTGATGCCATTGCTTCTGTGGGTGTAAAGCCCAATACCGCGAGAGTGGTTCCAGCCATCCCTCCCGCGCAAACTTTAAAGAAACCTCTTCTATTGAGTTGCATTAGTTTCCCTGTGTAATTATGTGTCATTTTTGTTGCGAGCAATTTAACAACACATAAAATGTGGGCTTTGCGCAAAATCAAAATTTACGTATTTAAATGCCCATTACACCTACAAAGAGGTATATTTTTTATTCGTTATATATTGTAATGCATAACGGTTTTGTTATTTCATGGTTACAAACTATGCAAAGTAACGAGGCTGTTGGAGGGAGATCGACCGGTATTTGTGGAGGAATTGTTGCAAAAAAAAAGCCGGATAAGAATCCGGCTTGGTGGGGTTGTTATTTGACCTGCATGCCAGGCTGTGCGCCGCTGTCTGGACTCAGCAAGAAGATATCTTTCCCGCCGGGACCCGCAGCCATCACCATACCTTCCGATATGCCGAAGCGCATTTTACGTGCAGCCAGGTTGGCGACCATCACGGTTAAACGGCCTTCCAGCTTAGCCGGATCGGGATAAGCCTCACGAATACCGGAGAAGACCTGACGCGTTTCGCCGCCCAGATCCAACGTCAGACGTAATAACTTGTCAGAACCCTCAACAAGCTCGGCCTGTTTAATCAGGGCGATCCGCATATCGACTTTGGCAAAATCGTCAAAGCTAATGGTGTCCTGCACGGGGTTGTCTGCCAACGGACCGGATACGGTTTTTTGCGCGGTGACCATGTCTTCTTTAGAGGCATCAACCATTGCGCTGACTTTATCCAGATCGATGCGATTGAACAGTGCTTTGAATGGACTGACCTGATGGTTCAGCAGCGGAGCGGCGATCGCATCCCAACTCAGTTCCGTATTCAAAAATGCTTCGGTACGCTGTGCTAGCGAAGGCAGAACCGGCTTCAGGTACGTCATCAATACACGGAACAGGTTGATGCCCATTGAGCAGATGGCTTGTAGGTCGGCATCCCGACCTTCGGCTTTCGCCACTACCCACGGTGCCTGCTCGTCAACATAGCGGTTGGCAATATCCGCCAACGCCATGATCTCACGAATGGCACGCCCGGATTCACGACTGCTGTAGGCTTCCGCAATACTGGTGGCGGCGTCGGTGAAGGTTTTGTACAGCTCAGGATCGACCAGCGTGTCTGCCAGTTTGCCGTCAAAGCGTTTACTGATGAAACCCGCATTACGCGATGCCAGGTTCACGACTTTATTCACAATGTCCGCATTCACGCGCTGGACGAAATCTTCCAGATTGAGGTCGATGTCATCAATGCGAGAAGACAGTTTGGCTGCGTAGTAATAGCGCAGGCAATCGGCATCCAAATGTTGCAGGTACGTGCCCGCTTTAATGAAGGTGCCGCGTGATTTAGACATCTTGGCACCGTTGACCGTGACATAGCCATGAACGAACAGGTTCGTCGGCTTACGGAAACCGCTGCCTTCCAGCATAGCCGGCCAGAACAAGCTGTGGAAATAAACGATGTCTTTACCGATAAAGTGGTACAAATCTGCATCTGAGTCTTTCTTCCAAAAATCATCAAAATTCAGATCGCCACGTTTGTCGCACAGGTTCTTGAACGAGCCCATGTAGCCGATTGGCGCATCCAGCCAAACGTAAAAATATTTGCCCGGCGCATCAGGGACTTCAAAACCGAAATATGGCGCATCGCGGGTAATGTCCCACTGTTGCAGGCCCGAATCGAACCATTCCTGCATCTTGTTGGCAACCTGCTCTTGCAATGCGCCAGAACGTGTCCAGGCCTGTAGCATGTCGCTGAACGCAGGCAGATCGAAGAAGAAGTGTTCTGATTCGCGCATCTCCGGCGTCGCGCCAGAAACCGCAGACTTCGGTTCGATCAGCTCTGTTGGACTATAGGTTGCGCCACACACTTCACAGTTATCGCCATATTGTTCGACCGCCTTACATTTCGGGCAGGTGCCTTTCACGAAACGATCCGGCAGGAACATGCCTTTCTCTGGATCGTACAACTGGGAAATCGTGCGGTTTTTAATAAAACCGTTCTCTTTCAGACGACGATAAATCAGGCCTGACAACTCACGGTTCTCTTCGCTATGCGTAGAGTGGTAGTTGTCATAACTGATATTGAAACCGGCAAAGTCCTGTTGATGCTCCTGACTCATTGCCGCAATCATCTGTTCTGGCGCAATCCCCATCTGCTGTGCTTTCAGCATGATCGGCGTGCCGTGGGCGTCGTCCGCACAGATGAAGTGAACCTGGTTGCCGCGCATTCGCTGGTAACGAACCCAGATATCGGCCTGAACGTGTTCAAGCATATGACCGAGGTGAATCGAACCATTAGCGTAAGGCAGCGCGCACGTTACCAGAATTTTCTTTGCGACTTGAGTCATGGGGAACTTGCTTTCTTTTGTGAATAGAGGGAGATCGATGTTAACCGATAGCGCCTTGCTGCGTAAACCGCTGGCATGCGTAAAAACGGCAGGAAACAACATGGCAGATTCTATTTTGCGTAGCGTTTCCACGTTTTTGATGCCGAAGGGCGTCAGTGGGCGATGGCTCTGATATGCTATACACAGTCTCAACGGTCAAATATGAGAATTTCAAGGAGCCGGAATGAACGCGACAGTCCCCGAACAACGTCCTGAAGCACTACGTGCGATGGTTACCGGGGTTTTATCTACTTTTCAGCACCCGACACTGAAAAATAACCTGACGACACTGAATGCGCTGCGCCATTGTGCCTTGCTGGATAATGTGTTGCACCTCGAACTAACGATGCCGTTTGTTTGGCTGAGTGGTTTGGCAGCTTTAAAAGAAACGGTTAGCGATGAGTTATTACGTTTATCGGGCGCAAAGGCGGTTGAATGGCGCTTGACGCACGATATCGCTACGCTGCGCCGGGTGAACGATCAGGCTGGCGTGAAGGGCGTGAAAAACATCATTGCCGTCAGTTCTGGGAAAGGCGGAGTTGGCAAATCCAGCACGGCGGTCAACATGGCGCTGGCACTGGTGGCTGAAGGTGCCAATGTGGGCATTCTGGATGCCGATATCTACGGCCCTTCCATTCCTACCATGCTGGGTTCGGCCAGTGAGCGCCCGACTTCGCCGGATGGTCAACATATGGCACCGATTATGGCGCACGGCCTGGCAACCAATTCGATTGGTTATCTGGTGACGGACGATAATGCGATGGTGTGGCGTGGGCCGATGGCCAGCAAAGCGTTATTGCAACTGTTGCAGGATACGCTTTGGCCGGATCTGGACTATCTGGTGTTAGATATGCCACCGGGTACGGGGGATATCCAACTGACGCTGGCGCAGAATATTCCCGTCACTGGTGCAGTTGTTGTGACGACGCCACAGGATATCGCGCTGATGGATGCCATGAAAGGCATTGCAATGTTTGAAAAAGTCAGCGTGCCAGTACTGGGTATCGTTGAGAATATGAGCGTCCATATCTGTAGCAACTGTGGTCATCTGGAGCCGATCTTCGGTACGGGCGGTGCGCAGAAATTGGCGGAAAAATACCACTGTTCTCTGTTGGGCCAGCTTCCGCTACATATCTCCCTGCGTGAAGACCTCGATCGCGGCGAACCGACGGTAGTCAGCCAGCCAGACAGCGAATTTACTGCTTTGTACCGCGAACTGGCGGGGCAGGTTGCCGCCCAGCTTTACTGGCAGGGTGATACTATTCCTGGAGAAATTTCTTTCCGAGCGCTGTAACGCTTCTATCAATGCCGGGCATTGTCCCGGCTTGTTGAATATGTCAGTGCCTTGTTTCCTCTGACGCAATACGTGGAAAGGGTGGCGTGACTGAGGCTAACTCCCTATAATTACACGTCAAAGCGCCTGTTGGCGCATTCCCCTCTCTTTTATTTATGTTAATCAGGTCGTTAATACCATGACTGATCAGTCTCACCAGTGCGTCATCATCGGGATCTCTGGGGCATCCGCTTCGGGTAAAAGTCTTATTTCCAGCACCTTGTATCGCGAATTGCGCGATCAGGTTGGTGATCAGCATATCGGGGTGATATCTGAAGACAGCTATTATAAAGATCAAAGCCACCTGACCATGGAAGAGCGGGTAAAAACCAACTATGACCACCCAAGTTCGATGGATCACAGCCTGCTTATTAAGCATTTGCAAATGCTTAAAGCGGGTCAGGCTATCGAAGTCCCGCAGTACAGCTATGTCGAGCACACCCGCAAGCAGGAAACGGTGCATATTGAGCTGAAAAAGGTCATTATCCTGGAAGGTATTCTGCTACTGACGGATGCACGTCTGCGTGATGAGATGAATTTCTCTATCTTTGTCGATACGCCGCTGGATATTTGCCTGCTGCGCCGCATGCGCCGCGACGTTAATGAGCGCGGGCGCTCAATGGACTCGGTGATGGAGCAGTATCAGAAAACCGTGCGCCCGATGTTCCTGCAATTCATTGAGCCTTCTAAGCAGTATGCCGATATTATCGTGCCACGCGGCGGGAAAAACCGTATTGCAATTGATATTTTGAAAGCCAAGATAAGCCAGTTCTTTGAGTAGTGGATACCTTGACTGATTCACGTTGTACTGCTAATGCGCTCTAACGTGATGTTATACGGGTATGGATGAGGTTTATCCGATAGATACCGGTGTCGAATGGAGAATAAGATGAGACTGTGTGACCGAGACATTGAAGCCTGGCTGGATGATGGCCGACTGGTGATTACGCCCCGCCCGCCAACGGAGAGGATCAGTGGCGCGACCGTTGATGTCCGTTTGGGGAATCAGTTTCGCGTCTTCCGCGGACACACTGCGGCGTTCATTGATTTAAGCGGCCCGAAAGACGAAGTCAGTGCGGCGCTGGATCGCGTCATGAGTGATGAAATAAATTTGCCGGAAGGCGAAGCGTTTTTCCTGCATCCGGGAGAATTAGCGCTAGCAGTAACGTTTGAGTCCGTCACGCTGCCGGATAATTTGGTAGGTTGGCTGGATGGTCGTTCCTCGCTAGCTCGTCTGGGGTTGATGGTTCACGTCACCGCGCACCGTATCGATCCCGGTTGGCAAGGAAGAATTGTGCTGGAGTTCTATAATTCAGGCAAGTTGCCGCTGGCGTTACGGCCCGGCATGATGATTGGCGCTCTGAGCTTTGAACCTCTTTCCGGGCCGGCTGCTCGCCCCTACAACCGCCGTCAGGATGCTAAATATAAAGATCAACAGGGTGCGGTAGCGAGCCGGATCGATAAAGACTGAGCGTTTGGCAATAGGCCTGTAACGTAAAAATCAGGCAGTCGCGCGTTTCGCAATGAGGATGGCATGAGAAGATTTCTGACGACGCTGGCAATTCTGCTTGTGGTGCTGGTGGCAGGAATGACGGCCTTGGTCGTACTGGTTAATCCCAATGACTTCCGCGCTTACATGGTGAAGCAGGTTGAGGAACGTAGCGGCTATCGCCTCCAACTGGACGGCGATCTGCGCTGGCACGTATGGCCGCAACTGAGTATTTTATCCGGCGGTATGTCACTAAGTGCGCCGGGCTCTAGTGCGCCGATTGTTAGTGCTGAGAAT contains these protein-coding regions:
- the metG gene encoding methionine--tRNA ligase, with the translated sequence MTQVAKKILVTCALPYANGSIHLGHMLEHVQADIWVRYQRMRGNQVHFICADDAHGTPIMLKAQQMGIAPEQMIAAMSQEHQQDFAGFNISYDNYHSTHSEENRELSGLIYRRLKENGFIKNRTISQLYDPEKGMFLPDRFVKGTCPKCKAVEQYGDNCEVCGATYSPTELIEPKSAVSGATPEMRESEHFFFDLPAFSDMLQAWTRSGALQEQVANKMQEWFDSGLQQWDITRDAPYFGFEVPDAPGKYFYVWLDAPIGYMGSFKNLCDKRGDLNFDDFWKKDSDADLYHFIGKDIVYFHSLFWPAMLEGSGFRKPTNLFVHGYVTVNGAKMSKSRGTFIKAGTYLQHLDADCLRYYYAAKLSSRIDDIDLNLEDFVQRVNADIVNKVVNLASRNAGFISKRFDGKLADTLVDPELYKTFTDAATSIAEAYSSRESGRAIREIMALADIANRYVDEQAPWVVAKAEGRDADLQAICSMGINLFRVLMTYLKPVLPSLAQRTEAFLNTELSWDAIAAPLLNHQVSPFKALFNRIDLDKVSAMVDASKEDMVTAQKTVSGPLADNPVQDTISFDDFAKVDMRIALIKQAELVEGSDKLLRLTLDLGGETRQVFSGIREAYPDPAKLEGRLTVMVANLAARKMRFGISEGMVMAAGPGGKDIFLLSPDSGAQPGMQVK
- the apbC gene encoding iron-sulfur cluster carrier protein ApbC; the protein is MNATVPEQRPEALRAMVTGVLSTFQHPTLKNNLTTLNALRHCALLDNVLHLELTMPFVWLSGLAALKETVSDELLRLSGAKAVEWRLTHDIATLRRVNDQAGVKGVKNIIAVSSGKGGVGKSSTAVNMALALVAEGANVGILDADIYGPSIPTMLGSASERPTSPDGQHMAPIMAHGLATNSIGYLVTDDNAMVWRGPMASKALLQLLQDTLWPDLDYLVLDMPPGTGDIQLTLAQNIPVTGAVVVTTPQDIALMDAMKGIAMFEKVSVPVLGIVENMSVHICSNCGHLEPIFGTGGAQKLAEKYHCSLLGQLPLHISLREDLDRGEPTVVSQPDSEFTALYRELAGQVAAQLYWQGDTIPGEISFRAL
- the udk gene encoding uridine kinase, whose product is MTDQSHQCVIIGISGASASGKSLISSTLYRELRDQVGDQHIGVISEDSYYKDQSHLTMEERVKTNYDHPSSMDHSLLIKHLQMLKAGQAIEVPQYSYVEHTRKQETVHIELKKVIILEGILLLTDARLRDEMNFSIFVDTPLDICLLRRMRRDVNERGRSMDSVMEQYQKTVRPMFLQFIEPSKQYADIIVPRGGKNRIAIDILKAKISQFFE
- the dcd gene encoding dCTP deaminase: MRLCDRDIEAWLDDGRLVITPRPPTERISGATVDVRLGNQFRVFRGHTAAFIDLSGPKDEVSAALDRVMSDEINLPEGEAFFLHPGELALAVTFESVTLPDNLVGWLDGRSSLARLGLMVHVTAHRIDPGWQGRIVLEFYNSGKLPLALRPGMMIGALSFEPLSGPAARPYNRRQDAKYKDQQGAVASRIDKD